A genomic window from Pseudocitrobacter corydidari includes:
- the hipB gene encoding type II toxin-antitoxin system antitoxin HipB, giving the protein MKSFPMIYSPTQLANAMKLVRQQNGWTQSELAKKIGIKQATISNFENNPDNTTLTTFFKILQSLELSMTLCETKDAAPESTDQQDLEW; this is encoded by the coding sequence ATGAAGAGCTTCCCGATGATCTACAGCCCAACGCAATTAGCGAATGCAATGAAACTGGTTCGTCAGCAAAATGGCTGGACGCAGAGCGAGCTGGCGAAAAAAATCGGCATAAAGCAGGCGACCATTTCCAATTTCGAAAATAACCCGGATAACACCACGCTGACGACTTTTTTTAAGATTTTACAGTCACTTGAGCTCTCAATGACGCTATGCGAAACAAAAGACGCTGCGCCTGAATCTACTGACCAACAGGATCTGGAGTGGTAA
- a CDS encoding YqaE/Pmp3 family membrane protein, with amino-acid sequence MGFWRIVITIILPPLGVLIGKGFGWAFILNIILTLLGYIPGLIHAFWVQTKD; translated from the coding sequence ATGGGATTCTGGAGAATCGTTATTACGATCATTTTGCCGCCGTTGGGTGTATTAATTGGTAAAGGCTTCGGCTGGGCATTTATATTAAATATTATCCTCACGCTTCTTGGGTATATTCCGGGGTTAATTCACGCATTTTGGGTTCAAACTAAAGATTAA
- a CDS encoding type II toxin-antitoxin system HipA family toxin, translated as MPKLVTWMNNQRVGELTKLANGAHTFKYAPEWLANRYARPLSLSLPLQVGNITSDAVFNFFDNLLPDSPIVRDRIVKRYRAKSKQPFDLLSEVGRDSVGAVTLLPEDEAVTNPVMTWEKLSEAKLEEVLSAYKSDIPLGMINAENDFRISVAGAQEKTALLKMGADWCIPKGITPTTHIIKLPIGEIRQPNATLDLSQSVDNEYFCLLLAKQLGLNVPGPEIIKAGRVRALAVERFDRRWNTERSVLLRLPQEDMCQTFGLPSSVKYESDGGPGIAQIMAFLMGSSEALKDRYDFMKFQVFQWLIGATDGHAKNFSVFIQAGGSYRLTPFYDIISAFPVLGGTGIHISDLKLAMGLNASKGRKTAIDKIYPRHFLATAKALKFPEVQMREILNEFAEQIPAALDNVTTALPTDFPENVAMAIQTNVLRLHGRLSRER; from the coding sequence ATGCCTAAACTTGTCACATGGATGAACAATCAGCGAGTCGGTGAGTTAACGAAACTGGCCAACGGTGCGCATACGTTTAAATATGCGCCGGAATGGTTAGCCAATCGTTATGCCAGGCCATTGTCACTTTCGCTACCGTTGCAGGTGGGGAATATCACCTCGGATGCGGTTTTTAACTTCTTCGATAACCTGCTGCCTGATAGCCCGATCGTGCGCGACAGGATCGTTAAACGTTATCGCGCAAAATCAAAGCAACCTTTTGATTTATTGTCAGAAGTCGGTCGAGATAGCGTAGGCGCAGTGACGTTATTACCGGAGGATGAAGCGGTGACAAATCCGGTTATGACATGGGAGAAATTAAGTGAGGCAAAGCTTGAAGAGGTGTTGTCGGCTTATAAATCAGATATCCCGTTAGGAATGATTAACGCAGAAAATGACTTTCGCATCTCCGTTGCCGGCGCGCAGGAAAAAACCGCGCTGCTCAAAATGGGCGCTGACTGGTGTATTCCGAAGGGAATAACGCCAACGACGCACATTATCAAATTGCCGATTGGCGAAATCAGACAGCCTAATGCGACGCTCGATCTTAGCCAAAGCGTTGATAATGAATATTTTTGTCTGCTGCTGGCGAAACAACTCGGGTTGAATGTTCCCGGCCCCGAAATCATCAAAGCGGGAAGGGTGCGCGCGTTGGCGGTCGAACGCTTCGACAGACGCTGGAATACTGAACGGTCAGTTTTACTCCGCTTGCCGCAGGAAGATATGTGCCAGACATTCGGTTTACCGTCATCAGTCAAATACGAATCTGACGGAGGCCCGGGTATCGCGCAAATCATGGCTTTTTTGATGGGGTCCAGCGAGGCGCTGAAAGATCGCTATGATTTTATGAAGTTTCAGGTGTTCCAGTGGTTGATTGGCGCAACGGATGGCCATGCAAAAAATTTCTCCGTATTTATTCAGGCTGGCGGCAGTTATCGGCTCACACCATTTTACGACATCATTTCGGCATTTCCGGTTCTTGGCGGTACGGGAATACATATCAGCGATTTGAAACTGGCCATGGGGCTTAATGCATCCAAAGGCAGAAAAACGGCAATCGATAAAATTTATCCGCGACATTTTTTGGCGACAGCAAAGGCACTGAAATTCCCGGAAGTACAGATGCGTGAAATCCTGAATGAGTTTGCAGAGCAGATTCCCGCAGCACTGGATAACGTGACGACTGCATTACCGACAGATTTCCCAGAGAACGTGGCGATGGCAATCCAGACCAATGTGCTGAGGTTGCATGGGCGGTTAAGCCGGGAGAGATGA